TATTTTCGGAAGCAAAATGCACGCTGCCATCACTCATCAGAATGTGAGCGCCCCCTTCGTGCGTGCTACCGAAGCTCATATTATTGAATTCGCCGGAAACGAATCCGTGCACGTTAATTCCAAACTTCACGTTCTTACTGCTACCACATGAATCATTATGGCAGCCACGATTCCAGGACCGAGGGGCAATCGCTTCGGCCAGATATTTATGGGCAGACATTTCTCCGACCATAATGGTATTGGAAGAGCCATCCAGGATATCCCGCAGCCGCACCTGGGAACGAGGGCCACCTAAGACTCCCAGATTGGAAACATCATTTCCACTCCGGCAATTGGGAATCGAAGTACCCGATGAGGGGTTTTCACACTCCAGCGGATAAGGTGCCGAAGAAGTTGCATTCGTTCCCACCGGCCCCATGTTGCCGACATAGTGTGACGCGAATGTCGGTGTGGAATTAAAGACTTCACTCGTATGCGTGGATTTCGTTTTATTGGAACTAGGACAATGATAAACCGGTGGCACGTTCAGACAGGCTTGCCGATTATCGGAAAACGCATAGCCACGATTGAGATTAAACGTTTGATACAAAGGCGCCTGATCCACAAACGGAAGAATCATCACAAGAAAGCTCATACTCACGTTATTGGCCGTCGAACTACCGGTTCCCGAACCAATCGATTGCCCATAGCCCCCTTGCGGAAAGATCCGATGAGTCTCATGATAGTTATGTAACGCCAGGCCAATTTGCTTTAATTGATTCTTGCATGTACTGCGACGCGCGGCTTCGCGCGCCTGTTGGACTGCCGGTAAT
The Gimesia aquarii DNA segment above includes these coding regions:
- a CDS encoding DUF1559 domain-containing protein, which encodes MSSSGRRERHGFTLIELLVVIAIIAILIALLLPAVQQAREAARRSTCKNQLKQIGLALHNYHETHRIFPQGGYGQSIGSGTGSSTANNVSMSFLVMILPFVDQAPLYQTFNLNRGYAFSDNRQACLNVPPVYHCPSSNKTKSTHTSEVFNSTPTFASHYVGNMGPVGTNATSSAPYPLECENPSSGTSIPNCRSGNDVSNLGVLGGPRSQVRLRDILDGSSNTIMVGEMSAHKYLAEAIAPRSWNRGCHNDSCGSSKNVKFGINVHGFVSGEFNNMSFGSTHEGGAHILMSDGSVHFASENIDLNVYLATASREGGETNTLEF